In Sorghum bicolor cultivar BTx623 chromosome 10, Sorghum_bicolor_NCBIv3, whole genome shotgun sequence, one genomic interval encodes:
- the LOC8065540 gene encoding rac-like GTP-binding protein 4, producing MASSASRFIKCVTVGDGAVGKTCMLICYTSNKFPTDYIPTVFDNFSANVVVDGTTVNLGLWDTAGQEDYNRLRPLSYRGADVFVLAFSLVSRASYENVMKKWLPELQHYAPGVPIVLAGTKLDLREDKHYLLDHPGAVPVTTAQGEELRKHIGATCYIECSSKTQQNVKAVFDAAIKVVIRPPTKQRERKKKKARRGCSMFCSRIMHTRRLGCFK from the exons ATGGCATCCAGCGCCTCCCGGTTCATCAAGTGCGTCACAGTGGGGGACGGCGCCGTGGGAAAGACCTGCATGCTCATCTGCTACACCAGCAACAAGTTCCCCACT GATTACATACCCACTGTCTTCGATAACTTCAGTGCAAACGTGGTGGTCGACGGCACCACCGTGAATTTGGGCCTTTGGGATACTGCAG GGCAGGAAGATTACAACAGATTGAGGCCACTGAGCTACCGCGGAGCAGATGTGTTCGTGCTCGCTTTCTCGCTTGTCAGCCGAGCTAGCTACGAGAATGTTATGAAGAAG TGGCTACCGGAGCTTCAGCATTATGCACCGGGTGTACCCATAGTGTTGGCTGGAACTAAATTGG ATCTTCGTGAAGATAAGCACTACTTACTTGACCATCCTGGCGCAGTACCTGTTACTACAGCACAG GGGGAGGAACTTCGCAAGCACATTGGCGCAACTTGTTACATCGAGTGCAGCTCAAAAACTCAGCAG AATGTGAAAGCTGTGTTTGATGCTGCCATCAAGGTAGTAATCCGGCCTCCGACCAAGCAGCGAGAAAGGAAGAAAAAGAAAGCACGGCGAGGATGCTCAATGTT TTGCAGCCGTATCATGCACACAAGGAGACTAGGATGCTTCAAGTGA
- the LOC8057890 gene encoding probable transcription factor GLK1 produces the protein MCADVEECGGAAAGIKEMEEIAVGPVSDLDFDFTVDDIDFGDFFLRLDDDDRDALPDLEVDPAEIFITDFEAIATGAGHGGVMDQEVPSVLPLADAVHIGAVDVDVDPCCPGVLGGEEDNVTTCEDVEEGKGECNDDHAEGEEVVAGNGDSGEGGCGTVLGEKSPSSTTSQEAESRHKSSNKHSHGKKKAKVDWTPDLHRRFVQAVEQLGIDKAVPSRILEIMGIDSLTRHNIASHLQKYRSHRKHMLAREVEAATWTHRRQMYAAGGAPNGVKRPDSNAWTVPTIGFPPPPPPPPPPPPPSPHPMQHFGRPLHVWGHPTPTVESPRVPMWPRHLVPRTPPPPWAPPPPSDPAFWHHAYMRGPAHMPGQVTPCVAVPMPAARFPAPPVRGALPCPPPMYRPLVPPTLDTQFQLQTQPSSESIDAAIGDVLTKPWLPLPLGLKPPSVDSVMGELQRQGVANVPPACG, from the exons ATGTGTGCCGATGTGGAGGAGTGCGGTGGAGCCGCCGCCGGCATCAAGGAGATGGAGGAGATCGCCGTCGGGCCTGTGTCGGACCTGGATTTCGACTTCACGGTCGACGACATAGACTTCGGCGACTTCTTCCTCAGGCTAGACGACGACGACCGAGATGCGCTGCCGGACCTCGAGGTCGACCCTGCCGAGATCTTCATCACCGATTTTGAGGCAATCGCCACCGGCGCCGGCCATGGCGGCGTCATGGACCAGGAGGTGCCCAGTGTCCTGCCCTTAGCAGATGCGGTGCACATAGGCGCCGTGGATGTGGATGTGGATCCATGCTGTCCCGGTGTCCTTGGTGGCGAGGAGGACAACGTCACAACGTGCGAAGATGTGGAAGAAGGGAAAGGAGAGTGCAACGACGACCATGCCGAAGGCGAGGAGGTAGTCGCCGGTAATGGTGACTCCGGTGAGGGCGGCTGTGGAACCGTTCTGGGCGAAAAGTCACCGTCTTCGACGACATCGCAGGAGGCTGAGAGCCGTCACAAGTCGTCCAACAAGCACTCCCATGGGAAGAAGAAAGCAAAG GTGGATTGGACGCCGGATCTTCACCGGAGATTCGTTCAAGCAGTAGAACAGTTGGGCATTGACAAGGCAGTGCCGTCCAGGATACTCGAGATCATGGGGATCGACTCCCTCACGCGCCATAACATTGCCAGTCATTTGCAG AAGTACCGTTCTCACAGGAAGCACATGCTTGCAAGGGAGGTGGAGGCCGCGACCTGGACGCACCGGCGACAGATGTACGCTGCCGGAGGAGCCCCCAATGGCGTGAAGAGGCCCGATTCCAACGCGTGGACCGTGCCGACCATCGGcttccctccgccgccgccgccgccgccgcctcctcctcctccttctcctcaTCCGATGCAGCACTTCGGAAGGCCGCTGCATGTCTGGGGCCATCCGACGCCAACGGTGGAGTCACCCCGGGTGCCAATGTGGCCTCGGCATCTCGTCCCCCgcaccccgccgccgccgtgggctCCTCCGCCGCCATCTGACCCGGCGTTCtggcaccatgcttacatgagg GGGCCTGCACACATGCCGGGCCAGGTGACTCCCTGCGTGGCAGTGCCAATGCCAGCTGCG CGTTTCCCTGCTCCACCCGTGAGGGGTGCTTTGCCATGTCCACCTCCAATGTACAGACCTCTCGTTCCTCCAACACTCGATACGCAGTTTCAGCTACAGACACAGCCA TCAAGTGAGAGCATAGATGCAGCAATAGGTGATGTTTTAACGAAACCGTGGCTGCCACTGCCCCTGGGACTGAAGCCCCCTTCAGTAGACAGTGTCATGGGCGAGCTGCAGAGGCAAGGTGTGGCAAATGTGCCACCAGCTTGTGGATGA
- the LOC8057889 gene encoding uncharacterized protein LOC8057889 isoform X1 — translation MEMEKMMGCQIPAFGMWNYCNDLSITQYFDSAMQARLMKRCWNRRGSDAAAAAAAVVVGEKAGVACGDEQLVLFRTPSFQRKPAAQIKVIRREVEKHCDGNESQDGGGVQADEVVAYSVKRKVIISKAVDEDLYKVPQPPMYQKPRKMRKVVWSMWIGCLGLDCVA, via the exons ATGGAGATGGAG AAGATGATGGGGTGTCAGATCCCGGCGTTTGGGATGTGGAACTACTGCAATGATCTCTCCATCACGCAGTACTTCGActcagccatgcaggccaggctgATGAAGCGCTGCTGGAACCGCCGCGGcagcgacgccgccgccgccgccgccgccgtcgtggtTGGCGAGAAAGCAGGGGTCGCCTGCGGGGACGAACAGCTTGTCTTGTTTAGGACCCCTTCGTTTCAACGCAAGCCTGCAGCCCAGATCAAG GTGATAAGGAGGGAAGTGGAGAAGCACTGTGACGGCAACGAGTCGCAGGACGGCGGCGGTGTGCAAGCTGACGAAGTTGTTGCATACTCAGTGAAGCGTAAGGTTATCATTAGTAAAGCTGTGGATGAGGACCTGTACAAAGTGCCCCAACCACCGATGTACCAAAAACCTAGAAAG ATGAGAAAGGTGGTTTGGAGCATGTGGATTGGGTGCCTGGGTTTAGACTGCGTTGCCTGA
- the LOC8057889 gene encoding uncharacterized protein LOC8057889 isoform X2 — protein MEMEMMGCQIPAFGMWNYCNDLSITQYFDSAMQARLMKRCWNRRGSDAAAAAAAVVVGEKAGVACGDEQLVLFRTPSFQRKPAAQIKVIRREVEKHCDGNESQDGGGVQADEVVAYSVKRKVIISKAVDEDLYKVPQPPMYQKPRKMRKVVWSMWIGCLGLDCVA, from the exons ATGGAGATGGAG ATGATGGGGTGTCAGATCCCGGCGTTTGGGATGTGGAACTACTGCAATGATCTCTCCATCACGCAGTACTTCGActcagccatgcaggccaggctgATGAAGCGCTGCTGGAACCGCCGCGGcagcgacgccgccgccgccgccgccgccgtcgtggtTGGCGAGAAAGCAGGGGTCGCCTGCGGGGACGAACAGCTTGTCTTGTTTAGGACCCCTTCGTTTCAACGCAAGCCTGCAGCCCAGATCAAG GTGATAAGGAGGGAAGTGGAGAAGCACTGTGACGGCAACGAGTCGCAGGACGGCGGCGGTGTGCAAGCTGACGAAGTTGTTGCATACTCAGTGAAGCGTAAGGTTATCATTAGTAAAGCTGTGGATGAGGACCTGTACAAAGTGCCCCAACCACCGATGTACCAAAAACCTAGAAAG ATGAGAAAGGTGGTTTGGAGCATGTGGATTGGGTGCCTGGGTTTAGACTGCGTTGCCTGA